The sequence TCGCCGAACGCACGTCGCACGACCCCGACTCCGGAGGACACTTCGGCGTCTACGGCGGACGCCACGTGCCCGAGGCGCTGATGGCGGTGATCGAGGAGGTCACGGCCGCGTACGACAAGGCGCGGTCGGATGACACCTTCTTGTCCGAGCTCGATCGGTTGCAGCGCGATTACACGGGCCGCCCGTCACCCATCTTCGAGGCCACTCGGATGAGTGAATTCGCCGGGGGCGCGCGGCTGATCCTCAAGCGCGAAGATCTCAATCACACGGGCTCGCACAAGATCAACAACGTGCTCGGTCAGGTGCTGCTCGCCAAGCAGATGGGCAAGACCCGCATCATCGCGGAGACCGGTGCCGGTCAGCACGGTGTGGCCACGGCGACGGCGTGTGCACTGTTCGGCCTCGAGTGCGTCATCTACATGGGCGCGGTCGACACCGAGCGGCAGGCGCTGAACGTGGCCCGTATGCGGTTGCTCGGTTCGTCGGTGGTTTCTGTGGAGTCCGGCTCCCGGACGCTCAAGGATGCCATCAACGAGGCGCTGCGGGACTGGGTGACCAACGCCCACAACACGTACTACTGCTTCGGCACCGCGGCCGGACCGCACCCCTTCCCGACCATCGTCCGCGACTTCCAGCGTGTCGTCGGGCTCGAGGCGCGGGCGCAGGTGCAGGCGCTCACGGGCAGGCTGCCCGACGCGGTCACCGCGTGTGTCGGTGGTGGGTCCAACGCCATCGGAATCTTCCACGCCTTCCTCGACGACCCCGGGGTGCGGCTGGTCGGGTACGAGGCTGCCGGTGACGGAGTCGAGACGGGGCGCCACGCCGCCACCTTCGCGGCCGGCACCCCGGGCGCCTTCCAGGGTGCGTACTCGTATCTGCTGCAGGACGAGGACGGGCAGACCATCGAATCGCATTCCATCTCGGCTGGTCTCGACTATCCCGGCGTCGGACCGGAGCACGCCCTGCTCAAGGACATCGGCCGCGCCACCTACGAGCCCGTCACCGACACGGAAGCCATGGATGCCCTGCGCCTCCTGTCCGAGCGTGAGGGAATCATCCCCGCCATCGAATCAGCGCACGCCGTTGCAGGATCGTTGCGACTCGGCCGTGAGCTGGGGGAGGGCGCGATCATCGTCGTCAGCCTCTCCGGGCGCGGCGACAAAGACATGGACACGGCGGCCAAGTGGTTCGGGCTCTTCCACCCCGACGCCGCCACCGAAACCCCCACGACCACCGACAAGGAAGGTTCGGCCAAGTGAGCGAACGACTCTCGCGCCTCGCCCCGACATTCGCGCAGTGCCGTGAGGAGAAGCGTGCCGCTCTGGTCGGATACCTACCCGCCGGGTATCCCACCGTCCCCGAATCCATCGACGTCTTCAAGGCCATGGTCGACTCGGGCTGTGACATCGTCGAGGTCGGTATCGCCTATTCGGACCCGGTGATGGATGGACCCACCATTCAGGCGGCCGCCGAGAAGGCGCTGAGCAACGGCGTCAAGGTGCGTGACGTGTTCACGATCATCGAGCAGATCGCGGCGGTGGGCGGCAAGGCCGTGGTCATGACGTACTGG comes from Rhodococcus oxybenzonivorans and encodes:
- the trpB gene encoding tryptophan synthase subunit beta translates to MTSRNQDTVFKGGDLPTASAGIAERTSHDPDSGGHFGVYGGRHVPEALMAVIEEVTAAYDKARSDDTFLSELDRLQRDYTGRPSPIFEATRMSEFAGGARLILKREDLNHTGSHKINNVLGQVLLAKQMGKTRIIAETGAGQHGVATATACALFGLECVIYMGAVDTERQALNVARMRLLGSSVVSVESGSRTLKDAINEALRDWVTNAHNTYYCFGTAAGPHPFPTIVRDFQRVVGLEARAQVQALTGRLPDAVTACVGGGSNAIGIFHAFLDDPGVRLVGYEAAGDGVETGRHAATFAAGTPGAFQGAYSYLLQDEDGQTIESHSISAGLDYPGVGPEHALLKDIGRATYEPVTDTEAMDALRLLSEREGIIPAIESAHAVAGSLRLGRELGEGAIIVVSLSGRGDKDMDTAAKWFGLFHPDAATETPTTTDKEGSAK